From a single Larus michahellis chromosome 18, bLarMic1.1, whole genome shotgun sequence genomic region:
- the FAM117A gene encoding protein FAM117A isoform X5, translating to MLPWGTLRHAGSLLLLYRTMASVPCAAAVEKTCRPRQPHVRRTSSLDTIVGSYLLGQWPRDTEGAPASCMNDKATQPCFSSLQTPVSWHDAEVGKASSGAHKRSASWGSTDHRREIAKLKQQLQRTKLNGRSGKEKEKSSPLQGDHAVLGSLRDSPSGFLSPSPILRLSPCLHRSLEGLNQELEEVFVKEQGDEELLRILDVPDGHRAPAPAQRGSGDASLTLEPSSGSCSSLSLSPSPSVPLRLSPHTPVRPAAEEPSSAADEAQPDPKEKEEGSPSPVLAFASSPRPNHSYMFKREPPEGCEKVRAFEEASSPSPDQPFQPSCPDKNKVHFNPTGSAFCPVSLVKPLFPNVGFLFRGFPASSSAGVGTFTSCQPTAPAPFLGVRKDAAVDGFNEASKSPSLNYEHWKRGQPEESVVFHSSLVV from the exons ATGCTGCCTTGGGGGACACTGAGGCACGCAGGCTCCCTTTTGCTGTTGTATCGTACCATGG CTAGCGTTCCCTGCGCCGCTGCTGTTGAGAAGACCTGCCGTCCCCGGCAGCCCCATGTGCGGCGCACCTCTTCGCTGGACACCATTGTGGGCTCCTACCTTTTGGGACAGTGGCCAAGGGACACCGAAGGAGCTCCCGCTTCGTGCATGAATGACAAAGCTACCCAG CCGTGTTTCTCGTCACTTCAGACTCCAGTGTCCTGGCATGACGCGGAAGTGGGGAAAGCCAGCTCCGGTGCTCACAAGCGTTCTGCTTCTTGGGGTAGCACAGATCACCGCAGAGAG ATTGCCaaactgaagcagcagctccagcgaACAAAGCTAAATGGCAGAAgtggcaaagaaaaggagaagagctcCCCGCTCCAGGGGGACCATGCTGTCCTTGGATCGCTCAGG GACTCTCCTTCAGGCTTCCTTTCTCCATCTCCCATTTTGAGGCTCAGCCCCTGCTTGCACAGGAGCCTGGAAGGGCTGaaccaggagctggaggaagtgTTTGTGAAGGAACAGGGGGACGAAGAGCTTCTGCGG ATACTGGATGTCCCAGATGGCCACAGGGCTCCGGCGCCTGCCCAGAGGGGCTCTGGAGATGCGTCCCTGACTCTGGAGCCCAGcagtggcagctgcagcagcctttctctttctccttccccttccgtGCCTCTCCGCCTTTCTCCACACACCCCGGTGAGACCGGCAGCAGAAGAACCCTCCTCTGCGGCGGACGAGGCTCAGCCAGATCCAAAGGAGAAAG AGGAGGGCAGCCCTTCACCAGTCCTGGCCTTTGCTTCTTCTCCTCGGCCCAACCACAGCTACATGTTTAAACGGGAACCTCCGGAGGGATGTGAGAAGGTCCGGGCCTTTGAAGAAGCTTC ctcccccagcccagaTCAGCCGTTTCAGCCTTCCTGCCCGGATAAGAACAAAGTGCACTTCAACCCCACCGGTTCCGCCTTCTGCCCCGTCAGCCTGGTGAAGCCTCTTTTCCCAAACGTGGGTTTCCTCTTCCGGGGCTTCCCAGCTTCTTCCAGCGCTGGCGTGGGCACGTTTACATCCTGCCAGCCCACAGCCCCCGCTCCCTTCCTCGGGGTGCGGAAGGACGCTGCAGTAGACGGCTTCAACGAGGCCTCCAAGTCTCCTTCACTGAATTACGAACACTGGAAACGCGGCCAGCCCGAGGAGAGCGTCGTCTTCCACAGCTCTCTGGTGGTGTGA
- the FAM117A gene encoding protein FAM117A isoform X2, whose translation MLPFINPRNCVRLEAEHGPGPEAASVPCAAAVEKTCRPRQPHVRRTSSLDTIVGSYLLGQWPRDTEGAPASCMNDKATQTPVSWHDAEVGKASSGAHKRSASWGSTDHRREIAKLKQQLQRTKLNGRSGKEKEKSSPLQGDHAVLGSLRDSPSGFLSPSPILRLSPCLHRSLEGLNQELEEVFVKEQGDEELLRILDVPDGHRAPAPAQRGSGDASLTLEPSSGSCSSLSLSPSPSVPLRLSPHTPVRPAAEEPSSAADEAQPDPKEKEEGSPSPVLAFASSPRPNHSYMFKREPPEGCEKVRAFEEASSPSPDQPFQPSCPDKNKVHFNPTGSAFCPVSLVKPLFPNVGFLFRGFPASSSAGVGTFTSCQPTAPAPFLGVRKDAAVDGFNEASKSPSLNYEHWKRGQPEESVVFHSSLVV comes from the exons CTAGCGTTCCCTGCGCCGCTGCTGTTGAGAAGACCTGCCGTCCCCGGCAGCCCCATGTGCGGCGCACCTCTTCGCTGGACACCATTGTGGGCTCCTACCTTTTGGGACAGTGGCCAAGGGACACCGAAGGAGCTCCCGCTTCGTGCATGAATGACAAAGCTACCCAG ACTCCAGTGTCCTGGCATGACGCGGAAGTGGGGAAAGCCAGCTCCGGTGCTCACAAGCGTTCTGCTTCTTGGGGTAGCACAGATCACCGCAGAGAG ATTGCCaaactgaagcagcagctccagcgaACAAAGCTAAATGGCAGAAgtggcaaagaaaaggagaagagctcCCCGCTCCAGGGGGACCATGCTGTCCTTGGATCGCTCAGG GACTCTCCTTCAGGCTTCCTTTCTCCATCTCCCATTTTGAGGCTCAGCCCCTGCTTGCACAGGAGCCTGGAAGGGCTGaaccaggagctggaggaagtgTTTGTGAAGGAACAGGGGGACGAAGAGCTTCTGCGG ATACTGGATGTCCCAGATGGCCACAGGGCTCCGGCGCCTGCCCAGAGGGGCTCTGGAGATGCGTCCCTGACTCTGGAGCCCAGcagtggcagctgcagcagcctttctctttctccttccccttccgtGCCTCTCCGCCTTTCTCCACACACCCCGGTGAGACCGGCAGCAGAAGAACCCTCCTCTGCGGCGGACGAGGCTCAGCCAGATCCAAAGGAGAAAG AGGAGGGCAGCCCTTCACCAGTCCTGGCCTTTGCTTCTTCTCCTCGGCCCAACCACAGCTACATGTTTAAACGGGAACCTCCGGAGGGATGTGAGAAGGTCCGGGCCTTTGAAGAAGCTTC ctcccccagcccagaTCAGCCGTTTCAGCCTTCCTGCCCGGATAAGAACAAAGTGCACTTCAACCCCACCGGTTCCGCCTTCTGCCCCGTCAGCCTGGTGAAGCCTCTTTTCCCAAACGTGGGTTTCCTCTTCCGGGGCTTCCCAGCTTCTTCCAGCGCTGGCGTGGGCACGTTTACATCCTGCCAGCCCACAGCCCCCGCTCCCTTCCTCGGGGTGCGGAAGGACGCTGCAGTAGACGGCTTCAACGAGGCCTCCAAGTCTCCTTCACTGAATTACGAACACTGGAAACGCGGCCAGCCCGAGGAGAGCGTCGTCTTCCACAGCTCTCTGGTGGTGTGA
- the FAM117A gene encoding protein FAM117A isoform X3, with amino-acid sequence MAGAGGGRGGAGGLQPLRATVPFQLQQRRGEGGRAASVPCAAAVEKTCRPRQPHVRRTSSLDTIVGSYLLGQWPRDTEGAPASCMNDKATQPCFSSLQTPVSWHDAEVGKASSGAHKRSASWGSTDHRREIAKLKQQLQRTKLNGRSGKEKEKSSPLQGDHAVLGSLRDSPSGFLSPSPILRLSPCLHRSLEGLNQELEEVFVKEQGDEELLRILDVPDGHRAPAPAQRGSGDASLTLEPSSGSCSSLSLSPSPSVPLRLSPHTPVRPAAEEPSSAADEAQPDPKEKEEGSPSPVLAFASSPRPNHSYMFKREPPEGCEKVRAFEEASSPSPDQPFQPSCPDKNKVHFNPTGSAFCPVSLVKPLFPNVGFLFRGFPASSSAGVGTFTSCQPTAPAPFLGVRKDAAVDGFNEASKSPSLNYEHWKRGQPEESVVFHSSLVV; translated from the exons CTAGCGTTCCCTGCGCCGCTGCTGTTGAGAAGACCTGCCGTCCCCGGCAGCCCCATGTGCGGCGCACCTCTTCGCTGGACACCATTGTGGGCTCCTACCTTTTGGGACAGTGGCCAAGGGACACCGAAGGAGCTCCCGCTTCGTGCATGAATGACAAAGCTACCCAG CCGTGTTTCTCGTCACTTCAGACTCCAGTGTCCTGGCATGACGCGGAAGTGGGGAAAGCCAGCTCCGGTGCTCACAAGCGTTCTGCTTCTTGGGGTAGCACAGATCACCGCAGAGAG ATTGCCaaactgaagcagcagctccagcgaACAAAGCTAAATGGCAGAAgtggcaaagaaaaggagaagagctcCCCGCTCCAGGGGGACCATGCTGTCCTTGGATCGCTCAGG GACTCTCCTTCAGGCTTCCTTTCTCCATCTCCCATTTTGAGGCTCAGCCCCTGCTTGCACAGGAGCCTGGAAGGGCTGaaccaggagctggaggaagtgTTTGTGAAGGAACAGGGGGACGAAGAGCTTCTGCGG ATACTGGATGTCCCAGATGGCCACAGGGCTCCGGCGCCTGCCCAGAGGGGCTCTGGAGATGCGTCCCTGACTCTGGAGCCCAGcagtggcagctgcagcagcctttctctttctccttccccttccgtGCCTCTCCGCCTTTCTCCACACACCCCGGTGAGACCGGCAGCAGAAGAACCCTCCTCTGCGGCGGACGAGGCTCAGCCAGATCCAAAGGAGAAAG AGGAGGGCAGCCCTTCACCAGTCCTGGCCTTTGCTTCTTCTCCTCGGCCCAACCACAGCTACATGTTTAAACGGGAACCTCCGGAGGGATGTGAGAAGGTCCGGGCCTTTGAAGAAGCTTC ctcccccagcccagaTCAGCCGTTTCAGCCTTCCTGCCCGGATAAGAACAAAGTGCACTTCAACCCCACCGGTTCCGCCTTCTGCCCCGTCAGCCTGGTGAAGCCTCTTTTCCCAAACGTGGGTTTCCTCTTCCGGGGCTTCCCAGCTTCTTCCAGCGCTGGCGTGGGCACGTTTACATCCTGCCAGCCCACAGCCCCCGCTCCCTTCCTCGGGGTGCGGAAGGACGCTGCAGTAGACGGCTTCAACGAGGCCTCCAAGTCTCCTTCACTGAATTACGAACACTGGAAACGCGGCCAGCCCGAGGAGAGCGTCGTCTTCCACAGCTCTCTGGTGGTGTGA
- the FAM117A gene encoding protein FAM117A isoform X4, translating to MAGAGGGRGGAGGLQPLRATVPFQLQQRRGEGGRAASVPCAAAVEKTCRPRQPHVRRTSSLDTIVGSYLLGQWPRDTEGAPASCMNDKATQTPVSWHDAEVGKASSGAHKRSASWGSTDHRREIAKLKQQLQRTKLNGRSGKEKEKSSPLQGDHAVLGSLRDSPSGFLSPSPILRLSPCLHRSLEGLNQELEEVFVKEQGDEELLRILDVPDGHRAPAPAQRGSGDASLTLEPSSGSCSSLSLSPSPSVPLRLSPHTPVRPAAEEPSSAADEAQPDPKEKEEGSPSPVLAFASSPRPNHSYMFKREPPEGCEKVRAFEEASSPSPDQPFQPSCPDKNKVHFNPTGSAFCPVSLVKPLFPNVGFLFRGFPASSSAGVGTFTSCQPTAPAPFLGVRKDAAVDGFNEASKSPSLNYEHWKRGQPEESVVFHSSLVV from the exons CTAGCGTTCCCTGCGCCGCTGCTGTTGAGAAGACCTGCCGTCCCCGGCAGCCCCATGTGCGGCGCACCTCTTCGCTGGACACCATTGTGGGCTCCTACCTTTTGGGACAGTGGCCAAGGGACACCGAAGGAGCTCCCGCTTCGTGCATGAATGACAAAGCTACCCAG ACTCCAGTGTCCTGGCATGACGCGGAAGTGGGGAAAGCCAGCTCCGGTGCTCACAAGCGTTCTGCTTCTTGGGGTAGCACAGATCACCGCAGAGAG ATTGCCaaactgaagcagcagctccagcgaACAAAGCTAAATGGCAGAAgtggcaaagaaaaggagaagagctcCCCGCTCCAGGGGGACCATGCTGTCCTTGGATCGCTCAGG GACTCTCCTTCAGGCTTCCTTTCTCCATCTCCCATTTTGAGGCTCAGCCCCTGCTTGCACAGGAGCCTGGAAGGGCTGaaccaggagctggaggaagtgTTTGTGAAGGAACAGGGGGACGAAGAGCTTCTGCGG ATACTGGATGTCCCAGATGGCCACAGGGCTCCGGCGCCTGCCCAGAGGGGCTCTGGAGATGCGTCCCTGACTCTGGAGCCCAGcagtggcagctgcagcagcctttctctttctccttccccttccgtGCCTCTCCGCCTTTCTCCACACACCCCGGTGAGACCGGCAGCAGAAGAACCCTCCTCTGCGGCGGACGAGGCTCAGCCAGATCCAAAGGAGAAAG AGGAGGGCAGCCCTTCACCAGTCCTGGCCTTTGCTTCTTCTCCTCGGCCCAACCACAGCTACATGTTTAAACGGGAACCTCCGGAGGGATGTGAGAAGGTCCGGGCCTTTGAAGAAGCTTC ctcccccagcccagaTCAGCCGTTTCAGCCTTCCTGCCCGGATAAGAACAAAGTGCACTTCAACCCCACCGGTTCCGCCTTCTGCCCCGTCAGCCTGGTGAAGCCTCTTTTCCCAAACGTGGGTTTCCTCTTCCGGGGCTTCCCAGCTTCTTCCAGCGCTGGCGTGGGCACGTTTACATCCTGCCAGCCCACAGCCCCCGCTCCCTTCCTCGGGGTGCGGAAGGACGCTGCAGTAGACGGCTTCAACGAGGCCTCCAAGTCTCCTTCACTGAATTACGAACACTGGAAACGCGGCCAGCCCGAGGAGAGCGTCGTCTTCCACAGCTCTCTGGTGGTGTGA
- the FAM117A gene encoding protein FAM117A isoform X1: MLPFINPRNCVRLEAEHGPGPEAASVPCAAAVEKTCRPRQPHVRRTSSLDTIVGSYLLGQWPRDTEGAPASCMNDKATQPCFSSLQTPVSWHDAEVGKASSGAHKRSASWGSTDHRREIAKLKQQLQRTKLNGRSGKEKEKSSPLQGDHAVLGSLRDSPSGFLSPSPILRLSPCLHRSLEGLNQELEEVFVKEQGDEELLRILDVPDGHRAPAPAQRGSGDASLTLEPSSGSCSSLSLSPSPSVPLRLSPHTPVRPAAEEPSSAADEAQPDPKEKEEGSPSPVLAFASSPRPNHSYMFKREPPEGCEKVRAFEEASSPSPDQPFQPSCPDKNKVHFNPTGSAFCPVSLVKPLFPNVGFLFRGFPASSSAGVGTFTSCQPTAPAPFLGVRKDAAVDGFNEASKSPSLNYEHWKRGQPEESVVFHSSLVV, translated from the exons CTAGCGTTCCCTGCGCCGCTGCTGTTGAGAAGACCTGCCGTCCCCGGCAGCCCCATGTGCGGCGCACCTCTTCGCTGGACACCATTGTGGGCTCCTACCTTTTGGGACAGTGGCCAAGGGACACCGAAGGAGCTCCCGCTTCGTGCATGAATGACAAAGCTACCCAG CCGTGTTTCTCGTCACTTCAGACTCCAGTGTCCTGGCATGACGCGGAAGTGGGGAAAGCCAGCTCCGGTGCTCACAAGCGTTCTGCTTCTTGGGGTAGCACAGATCACCGCAGAGAG ATTGCCaaactgaagcagcagctccagcgaACAAAGCTAAATGGCAGAAgtggcaaagaaaaggagaagagctcCCCGCTCCAGGGGGACCATGCTGTCCTTGGATCGCTCAGG GACTCTCCTTCAGGCTTCCTTTCTCCATCTCCCATTTTGAGGCTCAGCCCCTGCTTGCACAGGAGCCTGGAAGGGCTGaaccaggagctggaggaagtgTTTGTGAAGGAACAGGGGGACGAAGAGCTTCTGCGG ATACTGGATGTCCCAGATGGCCACAGGGCTCCGGCGCCTGCCCAGAGGGGCTCTGGAGATGCGTCCCTGACTCTGGAGCCCAGcagtggcagctgcagcagcctttctctttctccttccccttccgtGCCTCTCCGCCTTTCTCCACACACCCCGGTGAGACCGGCAGCAGAAGAACCCTCCTCTGCGGCGGACGAGGCTCAGCCAGATCCAAAGGAGAAAG AGGAGGGCAGCCCTTCACCAGTCCTGGCCTTTGCTTCTTCTCCTCGGCCCAACCACAGCTACATGTTTAAACGGGAACCTCCGGAGGGATGTGAGAAGGTCCGGGCCTTTGAAGAAGCTTC ctcccccagcccagaTCAGCCGTTTCAGCCTTCCTGCCCGGATAAGAACAAAGTGCACTTCAACCCCACCGGTTCCGCCTTCTGCCCCGTCAGCCTGGTGAAGCCTCTTTTCCCAAACGTGGGTTTCCTCTTCCGGGGCTTCCCAGCTTCTTCCAGCGCTGGCGTGGGCACGTTTACATCCTGCCAGCCCACAGCCCCCGCTCCCTTCCTCGGGGTGCGGAAGGACGCTGCAGTAGACGGCTTCAACGAGGCCTCCAAGTCTCCTTCACTGAATTACGAACACTGGAAACGCGGCCAGCCCGAGGAGAGCGTCGTCTTCCACAGCTCTCTGGTGGTGTGA
- the FAM117A gene encoding protein FAM117A isoform X6, with product MLPFINPRNCVRLEAEHGPGPEAASVPCAAAVEKTCRPRQPHVRRTSSLDTIVGSYLLGQWPRDTEGAPASCMNDKATQDSPSGFLSPSPILRLSPCLHRSLEGLNQELEEVFVKEQGDEELLRILDVPDGHRAPAPAQRGSGDASLTLEPSSGSCSSLSLSPSPSVPLRLSPHTPVRPAAEEPSSAADEAQPDPKEKEEGSPSPVLAFASSPRPNHSYMFKREPPEGCEKVRAFEEASSPSPDQPFQPSCPDKNKVHFNPTGSAFCPVSLVKPLFPNVGFLFRGFPASSSAGVGTFTSCQPTAPAPFLGVRKDAAVDGFNEASKSPSLNYEHWKRGQPEESVVFHSSLVV from the exons CTAGCGTTCCCTGCGCCGCTGCTGTTGAGAAGACCTGCCGTCCCCGGCAGCCCCATGTGCGGCGCACCTCTTCGCTGGACACCATTGTGGGCTCCTACCTTTTGGGACAGTGGCCAAGGGACACCGAAGGAGCTCCCGCTTCGTGCATGAATGACAAAGCTACCCAG GACTCTCCTTCAGGCTTCCTTTCTCCATCTCCCATTTTGAGGCTCAGCCCCTGCTTGCACAGGAGCCTGGAAGGGCTGaaccaggagctggaggaagtgTTTGTGAAGGAACAGGGGGACGAAGAGCTTCTGCGG ATACTGGATGTCCCAGATGGCCACAGGGCTCCGGCGCCTGCCCAGAGGGGCTCTGGAGATGCGTCCCTGACTCTGGAGCCCAGcagtggcagctgcagcagcctttctctttctccttccccttccgtGCCTCTCCGCCTTTCTCCACACACCCCGGTGAGACCGGCAGCAGAAGAACCCTCCTCTGCGGCGGACGAGGCTCAGCCAGATCCAAAGGAGAAAG AGGAGGGCAGCCCTTCACCAGTCCTGGCCTTTGCTTCTTCTCCTCGGCCCAACCACAGCTACATGTTTAAACGGGAACCTCCGGAGGGATGTGAGAAGGTCCGGGCCTTTGAAGAAGCTTC ctcccccagcccagaTCAGCCGTTTCAGCCTTCCTGCCCGGATAAGAACAAAGTGCACTTCAACCCCACCGGTTCCGCCTTCTGCCCCGTCAGCCTGGTGAAGCCTCTTTTCCCAAACGTGGGTTTCCTCTTCCGGGGCTTCCCAGCTTCTTCCAGCGCTGGCGTGGGCACGTTTACATCCTGCCAGCCCACAGCCCCCGCTCCCTTCCTCGGGGTGCGGAAGGACGCTGCAGTAGACGGCTTCAACGAGGCCTCCAAGTCTCCTTCACTGAATTACGAACACTGGAAACGCGGCCAGCCCGAGGAGAGCGTCGTCTTCCACAGCTCTCTGGTGGTGTGA
- the FAM117A gene encoding protein FAM117A isoform X7 produces the protein MAGAGGGRGGAGGLQPLRATVPFQLQQRRGEGGRAASVPCAAAVEKTCRPRQPHVRRTSSLDTIVGSYLLGQWPRDTEGAPASCMNDKATQDSPSGFLSPSPILRLSPCLHRSLEGLNQELEEVFVKEQGDEELLRILDVPDGHRAPAPAQRGSGDASLTLEPSSGSCSSLSLSPSPSVPLRLSPHTPVRPAAEEPSSAADEAQPDPKEKEEGSPSPVLAFASSPRPNHSYMFKREPPEGCEKVRAFEEASSPSPDQPFQPSCPDKNKVHFNPTGSAFCPVSLVKPLFPNVGFLFRGFPASSSAGVGTFTSCQPTAPAPFLGVRKDAAVDGFNEASKSPSLNYEHWKRGQPEESVVFHSSLVV, from the exons CTAGCGTTCCCTGCGCCGCTGCTGTTGAGAAGACCTGCCGTCCCCGGCAGCCCCATGTGCGGCGCACCTCTTCGCTGGACACCATTGTGGGCTCCTACCTTTTGGGACAGTGGCCAAGGGACACCGAAGGAGCTCCCGCTTCGTGCATGAATGACAAAGCTACCCAG GACTCTCCTTCAGGCTTCCTTTCTCCATCTCCCATTTTGAGGCTCAGCCCCTGCTTGCACAGGAGCCTGGAAGGGCTGaaccaggagctggaggaagtgTTTGTGAAGGAACAGGGGGACGAAGAGCTTCTGCGG ATACTGGATGTCCCAGATGGCCACAGGGCTCCGGCGCCTGCCCAGAGGGGCTCTGGAGATGCGTCCCTGACTCTGGAGCCCAGcagtggcagctgcagcagcctttctctttctccttccccttccgtGCCTCTCCGCCTTTCTCCACACACCCCGGTGAGACCGGCAGCAGAAGAACCCTCCTCTGCGGCGGACGAGGCTCAGCCAGATCCAAAGGAGAAAG AGGAGGGCAGCCCTTCACCAGTCCTGGCCTTTGCTTCTTCTCCTCGGCCCAACCACAGCTACATGTTTAAACGGGAACCTCCGGAGGGATGTGAGAAGGTCCGGGCCTTTGAAGAAGCTTC ctcccccagcccagaTCAGCCGTTTCAGCCTTCCTGCCCGGATAAGAACAAAGTGCACTTCAACCCCACCGGTTCCGCCTTCTGCCCCGTCAGCCTGGTGAAGCCTCTTTTCCCAAACGTGGGTTTCCTCTTCCGGGGCTTCCCAGCTTCTTCCAGCGCTGGCGTGGGCACGTTTACATCCTGCCAGCCCACAGCCCCCGCTCCCTTCCTCGGGGTGCGGAAGGACGCTGCAGTAGACGGCTTCAACGAGGCCTCCAAGTCTCCTTCACTGAATTACGAACACTGGAAACGCGGCCAGCCCGAGGAGAGCGTCGTCTTCCACAGCTCTCTGGTGGTGTGA
- the FAM117A gene encoding protein FAM117A isoform X9: MNDKATQTPVSWHDAEVGKASSGAHKRSASWGSTDHRREIAKLKQQLQRTKLNGRSGKEKEKSSPLQGDHAVLGSLRDSPSGFLSPSPILRLSPCLHRSLEGLNQELEEVFVKEQGDEELLRILDVPDGHRAPAPAQRGSGDASLTLEPSSGSCSSLSLSPSPSVPLRLSPHTPVRPAAEEPSSAADEAQPDPKEKEEGSPSPVLAFASSPRPNHSYMFKREPPEGCEKVRAFEEASSPSPDQPFQPSCPDKNKVHFNPTGSAFCPVSLVKPLFPNVGFLFRGFPASSSAGVGTFTSCQPTAPAPFLGVRKDAAVDGFNEASKSPSLNYEHWKRGQPEESVVFHSSLVV; encoded by the exons ATGAATGACAAAGCTACCCAG ACTCCAGTGTCCTGGCATGACGCGGAAGTGGGGAAAGCCAGCTCCGGTGCTCACAAGCGTTCTGCTTCTTGGGGTAGCACAGATCACCGCAGAGAG ATTGCCaaactgaagcagcagctccagcgaACAAAGCTAAATGGCAGAAgtggcaaagaaaaggagaagagctcCCCGCTCCAGGGGGACCATGCTGTCCTTGGATCGCTCAGG GACTCTCCTTCAGGCTTCCTTTCTCCATCTCCCATTTTGAGGCTCAGCCCCTGCTTGCACAGGAGCCTGGAAGGGCTGaaccaggagctggaggaagtgTTTGTGAAGGAACAGGGGGACGAAGAGCTTCTGCGG ATACTGGATGTCCCAGATGGCCACAGGGCTCCGGCGCCTGCCCAGAGGGGCTCTGGAGATGCGTCCCTGACTCTGGAGCCCAGcagtggcagctgcagcagcctttctctttctccttccccttccgtGCCTCTCCGCCTTTCTCCACACACCCCGGTGAGACCGGCAGCAGAAGAACCCTCCTCTGCGGCGGACGAGGCTCAGCCAGATCCAAAGGAGAAAG AGGAGGGCAGCCCTTCACCAGTCCTGGCCTTTGCTTCTTCTCCTCGGCCCAACCACAGCTACATGTTTAAACGGGAACCTCCGGAGGGATGTGAGAAGGTCCGGGCCTTTGAAGAAGCTTC ctcccccagcccagaTCAGCCGTTTCAGCCTTCCTGCCCGGATAAGAACAAAGTGCACTTCAACCCCACCGGTTCCGCCTTCTGCCCCGTCAGCCTGGTGAAGCCTCTTTTCCCAAACGTGGGTTTCCTCTTCCGGGGCTTCCCAGCTTCTTCCAGCGCTGGCGTGGGCACGTTTACATCCTGCCAGCCCACAGCCCCCGCTCCCTTCCTCGGGGTGCGGAAGGACGCTGCAGTAGACGGCTTCAACGAGGCCTCCAAGTCTCCTTCACTGAATTACGAACACTGGAAACGCGGCCAGCCCGAGGAGAGCGTCGTCTTCCACAGCTCTCTGGTGGTGTGA
- the FAM117A gene encoding protein FAM117A isoform X8: protein MNDKATQPCFSSLQTPVSWHDAEVGKASSGAHKRSASWGSTDHRREIAKLKQQLQRTKLNGRSGKEKEKSSPLQGDHAVLGSLRDSPSGFLSPSPILRLSPCLHRSLEGLNQELEEVFVKEQGDEELLRILDVPDGHRAPAPAQRGSGDASLTLEPSSGSCSSLSLSPSPSVPLRLSPHTPVRPAAEEPSSAADEAQPDPKEKEEGSPSPVLAFASSPRPNHSYMFKREPPEGCEKVRAFEEASSPSPDQPFQPSCPDKNKVHFNPTGSAFCPVSLVKPLFPNVGFLFRGFPASSSAGVGTFTSCQPTAPAPFLGVRKDAAVDGFNEASKSPSLNYEHWKRGQPEESVVFHSSLVV, encoded by the exons ATGAATGACAAAGCTACCCAG CCGTGTTTCTCGTCACTTCAGACTCCAGTGTCCTGGCATGACGCGGAAGTGGGGAAAGCCAGCTCCGGTGCTCACAAGCGTTCTGCTTCTTGGGGTAGCACAGATCACCGCAGAGAG ATTGCCaaactgaagcagcagctccagcgaACAAAGCTAAATGGCAGAAgtggcaaagaaaaggagaagagctcCCCGCTCCAGGGGGACCATGCTGTCCTTGGATCGCTCAGG GACTCTCCTTCAGGCTTCCTTTCTCCATCTCCCATTTTGAGGCTCAGCCCCTGCTTGCACAGGAGCCTGGAAGGGCTGaaccaggagctggaggaagtgTTTGTGAAGGAACAGGGGGACGAAGAGCTTCTGCGG ATACTGGATGTCCCAGATGGCCACAGGGCTCCGGCGCCTGCCCAGAGGGGCTCTGGAGATGCGTCCCTGACTCTGGAGCCCAGcagtggcagctgcagcagcctttctctttctccttccccttccgtGCCTCTCCGCCTTTCTCCACACACCCCGGTGAGACCGGCAGCAGAAGAACCCTCCTCTGCGGCGGACGAGGCTCAGCCAGATCCAAAGGAGAAAG AGGAGGGCAGCCCTTCACCAGTCCTGGCCTTTGCTTCTTCTCCTCGGCCCAACCACAGCTACATGTTTAAACGGGAACCTCCGGAGGGATGTGAGAAGGTCCGGGCCTTTGAAGAAGCTTC ctcccccagcccagaTCAGCCGTTTCAGCCTTCCTGCCCGGATAAGAACAAAGTGCACTTCAACCCCACCGGTTCCGCCTTCTGCCCCGTCAGCCTGGTGAAGCCTCTTTTCCCAAACGTGGGTTTCCTCTTCCGGGGCTTCCCAGCTTCTTCCAGCGCTGGCGTGGGCACGTTTACATCCTGCCAGCCCACAGCCCCCGCTCCCTTCCTCGGGGTGCGGAAGGACGCTGCAGTAGACGGCTTCAACGAGGCCTCCAAGTCTCCTTCACTGAATTACGAACACTGGAAACGCGGCCAGCCCGAGGAGAGCGTCGTCTTCCACAGCTCTCTGGTGGTGTGA